The proteins below come from a single Oxyura jamaicensis isolate SHBP4307 breed ruddy duck chromosome 1, BPBGC_Ojam_1.0, whole genome shotgun sequence genomic window:
- the ATP5PO gene encoding ATP synthase subunit O, mitochondrial, with protein sequence MAAAAGLALKVRQLSTSAARPVSKLVKPPVQVYGLEGRYATALYSAATKQKKLEQVEKELLRVWTLLKDPKLSSVVMNPHTKSTVKQKTVNDALAKEKMSPITVNLMNLLAENGRLRYTPGIVSAFGKIMSAYRGEVLCTVTTAQPLDDASLTDLKSALNGFLAKGEVLKLETKTDPSVLGGMIVNIGEKYVDMSTRTKIQKLTKIMRETV encoded by the exons atggcggcggcggcggggctggccCTGAAG GTGCGGCAGCTGAGCACGTCGGCGGCGAGGCCGGTGTCCAAGCTGGTCAAG ccccccgtgCAGGTGTACGGGCTGGAGGGCCGCTACGCCACGGCGCTGTACTCGGCCGCCACCAAGCAGAAGaagctggagcaggtggagaAGGAGCTGCTCCGCGTGTGG ACTCTTTTGAAGGACCCCAAACTGTCCAGTGTTGTTATGAACCCTCATACCAAGAGCACAGTTaaacaaaaaactgtaaatGATGCTTTAGCAAAAGAGAAGATGTCCCCTATTACAGTCAACCTGATGA ACTTGCTTGCTGAAAACGGTCGCTTGCGCTACACTCCAGGCATTGTTTCTGCCTTTGGGAAGATCATGAGCGCGTACCGAGGAGAGGTGCTGTGCACAGTCACCACTGCACAG CCCTTGGATGATGCCAGTCTTACTGACCTAAAAAGTGCTCTGAATGGATTCTTGGCTAAGGGAGAGGTCTTGAAGCTGGAGACCAAG acGGATCCATCAGTCCTTGGTGGAATGATCGTCAATATTGGGGAGAAGTATGTGGATATGTCGACAAGGACAAAGATCCAGAAACTCACCAAAATCATGAGAGAGACTGTCTAG